From a region of the Vanessa atalanta chromosome 13, ilVanAtal1.2, whole genome shotgun sequence genome:
- the LOC125068539 gene encoding 4-hydroxyphenylpyruvate dioxygenase-like, with protein sequence MTKADVIKANTGKVLNFDHLTFWVANAKTASSYFVTRFGFKPLAFKDSSEDRPVVSYAVQQNKIIIIFESPLSNKSEITKDLADHGDFVKDVAFEVSDLDAIVQKARRGGAVVVKDVTEENDKNGIIRYAVLKTYGDNTHTLIDRSKYNGLLFPGYQALEDDPLNELLPETNLNFVDHVEGNMADGTLEDSVTWYEKNLNMHRFWCVDYSHDLVPYSCINSASVINQTETVLLSLNEAAKGIRPTSKASEFVKALGTSGVEHIALYTDDIVSTMKSLKSRGADILSWPSTYYDLIKEKLKDSPVNVAESVEELKELNILIDFDERGYMLQAFTKHLQVRPTLFIEIIQRRNHRGFGAMNYKWVFEAIERIDNKEADN encoded by the exons ATGACAAAAGCAGACGTCATTAAAGCAAATACTGGCAAAGTGTTAAATTTCGACCATCTTACGTTTTGGGTGGCGAATGCGAAAacg GCGTCTAGTTACTTTGTCACCCGTTTCGGATTTAAGCCTTTAGCTTTCAAAGATTCGTCAGAAGACAGACCTGTCGTTTCCTATGCCGTTCAACAAAATAAG ataataattatatttgaatcacCTCTTTCAAACAAGAGTGAGATCACAAAAGATTTAGCCGATCACGGAGATTTCGTTAAAGACGTAGCATTCGAAGTATCTGATCTGGACGCCATTGTGCAAAAGGCAAGGAGAGGAGGCGCCGTTGTTGTCAAAGATGTTACCGAGGAGAATGATAAAAATGGAATTATACGATATGCAGTTTTAAAAACG TACGGTGATAATACTCACACCCTAATTGACAGATCCAAGTACAATGGACTGCTGTTCCCCGGATACCAAGCGCTTGAAGACGATCCATTGAATGAGCTATT GCCTGAAactaatttgaattttgtaGATCATGTGGAAGGTAATATGGCTGATGGAACACTTGAGGATTCAGTGACATGGTATGAGAAGAACCTGAATATGCACag gttCTGGTGCGTGGACTACAGCCACGACTTAGTGCCGTATTCTTGTATTAACTCGGCTTCTGTTATCAATCAGACGGAAACTGTGCtt ctttCGCTAAATGAAGCTGCGAAAGGTATCCGGCCTACGAGCAAAGCTTCGGAATTTGTGAAGGCTCTAGGCACGTCGGGAGTCGAACACATTGCGCTTTACACGGATGACATAGTCTCTAcc ATGAAGAGCTTGAAGTCACGTGGCGCCGACATCCTGTCCTGGCCGTCTACTTATTACGACCTGATAAAGGAGAAACTCAAGGATAGTCCTGTTAACGTAGCAGAGAGCGTTGAAGAATTGAAAGAGCTGAACATTTTGATCGACTTTGACGAGAGAGGTTACATGTTGCAAGCCTTCACCAAGCACTTGCAAGTCCGTCCCACTTTATTCATTGAGATAATACAAAGAAGGAACCACAGG ggtTTCGGGGCTATGAACTACAAATGGGTTTTCGAGGCTATTGAGCGCATAGACAACAAGGAAGCAGACAACTAA